Within bacterium, the genomic segment AAGGACGAAGGGGCGGAGGTTCCGCCGGGGAAGGTTCCCTCCCGGCTTCGCCAGTGGCCGATCCAGCTGCACCTGGTCTCCCCGGCGGCCCCGTATTTCCAGGGGGCGGACGTGGTGCTGGCGGCGGACTGCGTCCCCTTCGCCATGGGGGATTTCCACAACACGTACCTGAAGGGGAAGGCCCTCGCGATCGCCTGCCCGAAGCTCGACG encodes:
- a CDS encoding 4Fe-4S ferredoxin, yielding MSGCPGSRTMAFPKDEGAEVPPGKVPSRLRQWPIQLHLVSPAAPYFQGADVVLAADCVPFAMGDFHNTYLKGKALAIACPKLD